The following is a genomic window from Candidatus Methylomirabilota bacterium.
GTACGGGACCGCAAACTCGACAAAAACCTTGTTAGGAGTGCTATGGCCGAGAATAATGCCAAAGCACTCCCGGCGGTATACCTCGATCGTAGAGACGAGGAGGCCGATGAAGGCATTTTCGCTCAGATAGACTTCCATCTCGATCCGTGCTTGTAAATGGAGTTAGTTAGCCCCGCATCTTTGCGAAAAGTAAGAAAGTCTCTGGTCTCTGAAAGCGCCAAAGGCGTGGGGTCGGTGGTGGTGCCCGTTGACTGAGGCTCTTCAGACATCCAGCAGTTGTTACAAAAATACCTCAGGCGCTGGGGGCTGGCAAGACCAAATTCTGCTTGACGAGACCAAAAAAATCGTCAGAATTTCTGTAATTCAGATTTTTTGAAGGAGGTGCACTTTGGTCCGTGTAATTTTAAAGGAGCGGGGGCAGATCACAATTCCTTCTAAGTTGCGGAAAAACCTGATGTTAAAGGCAGGAGACCTGCTTGAGATCGAGGTGAGGGGAGGCCACATCGTTTTGAAGCCCCTTCACGTTGTGGAACGCGGGGGAGACAGGTCTGAAGGATCTCCTGAGGAGCCGGGTGCATGAAGCC
Proteins encoded in this region:
- a CDS encoding AbrB/MazE/SpoVT family DNA-binding domain-containing protein, with the protein product MVRVILKERGQITIPSKLRKNLMLKAGDLLEIEVRGGHIVLKPLHVVERGGDRSEGSPEEPGA